In Silene latifolia isolate original U9 population chromosome 6, ASM4854445v1, whole genome shotgun sequence, the genomic window AAACTTGTTGACACATTTAATCTTCTGTCTCAGTTTTGGTTAAAACCAGTAGTGGAGCTAGGGAGGCTAGCAGGGGCAGACGGGCGATCATCCCCCCTAACCATGGAAAATTTCCGATTTTTAGTTTAaatgtttttcttatttttcttattattaATCTTATTCCATCAATCATCCGCCCCCATGAAAATTTCCGCCCCTCTCTAACGACAAATCATAGCTCCGCCACTGGTTACAATCAGTAAATCATTGCTTCAGAACACCAAGTAAATCTTGTCTTGAATGCAACAAAAGAGTATCCAATGTGAAACAACTAGAAAAAGGAGCTGCTAAAGTCCACAATACTATTAGATATCAGGAAATTAAAAACAGCAAAACAAAACTCAGTCAAGATTTGAAAAAATCCAATGATCTGAATATTCAAGTAGtacattttattttacaaaattaagAACATCAGTAAATAAATAAATTCTCAtgtgagacggtctctcaataatattaatatatgagacggtttctcaggaAACTTTTAATAATTTAGAAAGAAGGTAGAAGAAACAAATACCTGCATACCATACTTGTTAAGCTTCTTAATAGCAACAACAATAGGATTACCCTTGCCATTTGCAGGCTTAATTGTACCTTTATAAACACTTCCAAAACCACCTTCACCAATCTTTAACAACCTGTTAAAATCATTTGTAGCTTCTCTGAGTTCTGAGTAAGTAAAAACCCTTAAATTATGCTTCTTTTCTCTAAATAATTCTGGTATACTTTTTGAAGATGATGCTGAATTTGCTGATTTTGAAACCCTATTTTCAGAAACATTTCCTGTTGTTTGCTTCCTTAACTCTGGTGCTGAATTtgcttttctttcctttcttttactcttattaaaTCCACCAAAACACCCCATTTCTTAACAAAAGAACACGATTTCCACACAAATTTGGACAACCCAGATGCCAAAAACaggattttttttcaaaatttggcAACTTtgataattaaaataagaaataTAATTGTGGGCACTtgaaggaaagaaagaagaagCATCTGTAATGAAAAGAAAGGTCAAAAAAATGTCAGAGATTTTAAGGTTTAGGTGATGTTGGTCCTAATTTAAATGGGAAACAACTTATATATGAATAATAAACAAATCATAAAAGATGTCTGAAAGAGAGAGAGACTGAAATGAAGCTGAAAATTAAACAGGAAAGCATTTAGGAAACTATAAAGAAACACGGTTTAGTTGAAAGAGAGGCGTGTAGGCAACGTGAATGAAAAAATACATGACCGTCAGTCAGTCCGTCACTATGACAACTTATGGCCGAtttaaataattacttgtataGGGTATTGTAATCCGTTATAAGTTTATGACCGTCACAAGTAAGACTTATTGGTAGGTAGGGAGTATATTGGATGATGTTATTATGGGGTCCCACATATAAACTGTTGAATAAAGTCAGAATAAGAGACCAAAAAAATACACCTGTAAATTTTGGGAGTCCATTCACAACTGTTTTAAGGGTACATTACATATCCTCTTTGAATTCAATGCATCTCAGATTTTGTTGAAGCTTATCTTAGGCCACAAATAATACAGAGTACATACCCTTGTACGGCAACAGTAAAATCATTAATGAACTAAGAATCATACCAATATAGTGTCTCTAGATCATACAACTGTCTTTTACTGGAACTCCAAAATTACTACACTCAGTAGTTTCAGGGATGAAATTAAGCACTTTTGTTTTACTCCAACTATATGGCCAGAATTTTGTCAATGAATTGAGTTTAAAGGATCGAGTTCTACTGCTGGAGCATGGGTTTCAAATTTCGGAAATAGTTGCGATAGCCAGATCAATCGTTGTGACGACTGACCACCAATAGTGATGGCAGCTTATGTAATTGGATTAGAATTTAAAATTTATCCAACTTTTAACATTAACCCTTTTTCCACTAACTGAATCCCACTAAATTATATCCATTGACAAAATTACATTTTTGTCTATTAACTTTGCCACAAAAGCCATAATATctatttatgattattttattttgggtaatgaTAAATACCTTAAACATTGAATATTTTTCAAATTTAGTATTATTTTAGGAATTAAACAACTAAATTAGAGTAAATTATTGGTAGACAATAGTTAAATGGTAGTCTTTAGCGAGCCAAAATTTTATTTCAAGACTATCAATAATCATATCCTTAATGCCTCTCTCAAACTAAGAAAGGGCATCGACTACGTAGGGTCCTAAATCCTAAAGCAACAAACACTGAAAATTTGGAGCTCTTGTGACCCTGCCTTTCACGTGTGGACCCGTAAGTCGTAACTCCGCAAGGGAACATAGCCAAGATGTGATTTCATGATTTCATTGTAAAAAAAGGAAGACTTATAAAAGTCGTGGTCAAATATACTCCATGTATGATGACCTTTACTTAGCAAATTCTATCGTTTGATGAGGTGTTGTACTCCCTCCTTGTTTTGCTACTTCTAGCACTGAATTAATAACATGTTCCTCCTATTTCTACTCGGTATGAACCCGAGTAGGAAATCGATTGCTATTTCATTTTCTAAACCGGtattatactccgtatttatttaAGAAGCTTCCGTTGACATGATATCAGTAATTATTTAGCCATGCATGAATAATGAGTTGTGTAAGAAACAAAAAAATTGGAAGCCAAATGCAAATGACTATTTATGGTCTTCCTCATTTCTAATGACTATTTATTGTCTTCCTCATTCCATCTTTAAACTATGACTTATCAATTGTACCTTGAGTTTAGTGGTTACGAGTCCACACTCTTAACACTAATGACCAAGGTTCAAACACGGGTAGTCTGGTACCCTCCATTAATCCTTATCTTTAATCCCTTATCTTTAAACTATGACTTAGGATAAACGACATTAAACTATGACCTAGGATAAAACGATAATTTGAACATCCACATAATCTATTGTTCATTTGTCACTCAATAACATTACTCACAAATAATCCCCTCCCCTTAATCTTTTTCCCTCTCTTTGATCTTTGTGTCAAAACTAAAAATAACAAATTACGGGGTTGCATTAAATAATTTCCAAGTCATTAAAAATGCGGAAGATTGGAAGTCCACATCAACATCATTAACCGTCCATCCCTAAACTTTAAAGCAAGTATATTCCGATGTAAGATGACGTATGAACACATGACGCAGTTACCATACAGTACAATTCCTCAAGTTCCACCACTTTTGTTCACATGTTCACTCGCTTTCCAACTTATCATTTCACTTTTCTCCCATACAATCATCCTCTTCATAAATGGGTATTCTATTAGACGGTTTTATACAAGAATTTGTGGAAGAGAAAACAATTAGTCGTAAATACAAGTTTCGATACAAGCAAACATACTCCCATCATATATGGGTATTCTATCATGTATTCAAGTAATACAACAAATCAATACTCGCAGATCTTACAAAAAAAAATATGGTTATTTCCCGCTATAGAGTACAATTGCGCCAAAACAGCCCACGTTCCAAAGTGAATTAGTGCTGGCATTTGGCAACGTCAACTCATGAGGGAGTATTATACACAATTAAGAATGGGAGTAACCTCGGAAATCATCATATGAAAGCAATTTTCGCGTTTGGGCTGGTGGGGCTAATCCAGGAATGTCCCGGATGTCTTTGTTGTTTGGATTCACAATCTGAAAATAACAAACGTAATCAAGGCATACAAATTAGCAGATGACTACTAACATAATGTACCATACCATTTCACATTAGGATTCTAGGTGTAGTAAATAAGTCCCATTTGACTTTTCTCCTCACTAAAATAGTCAAACGGACTTTATTCCATATGAAATGGAGGGAGAAATCCACAGGAAAACAAGGAAATGGAGAGATAAATTCAGCAAGTTGGAAAACTGGAGTCAAACCTTGACAATTATAATGGCTATAACTCCCATTACTATAAGGAAGAGGAAGGCCATAATCAACTTATCAGTAGCAACCTGCAGAAGTTGGAGAGATAAGCAGCAACGAGACGTGATATATATTACATTAACATGAAATATGTTTAAAGACAACTACCTGCCGACCAATTTCCTTAACTAGCTTTGAAGCCTTCTTGATTGAGAAGTTAATTGAGTCCAACTCGTTAACTATCCTACTCATTTGATCAGTCTGCATGCCAACAGAGCTTATATCATTAATACATCCTGCAGATAAAATCGCGAGGAAGATGGCAATAAGGACAGCTAGATAAATTACATGGAATACCCATTTTAACACTGAAAATTAACACCTACAAGTGATCACCTGTGCTTTAAGAGCTGCAGCAGTTTCTGTTCCAACCCCAATTGTTTCTTGAACAATCTGTATCACGTAAACGAAGTTACTGAGAAACCACACAAAAACTTGTATGAGACTATTTTACAAGTGAGGCCAACACATTAACCTTATAATTAGATGAAAAGACATGTATTTGGCTTGGTTTCGCATATGAGACCGTCTCATAAAGGACTCGCTGAAGTACCATCATATAGCAGTATAGACTATAGACTACGGACAGATGAACAGTGTACTCCAATAAGTCCAATTAATGACAAGAAGAGAGCATCAAACAAAGCATTCAGTTGAGAGTTGAGGCAAGCCTATCTAGACCAGTTATAGTCAATAACGTGTAAGATGAATCTATAAGCAGACTACTCCATCCTATATCAGAGTTGAAATGCTGACTGCTCACTGCAGATACATGCATGTTTTAACAAGAAGTCCCAGTCATGCCAAATTTGTATCAACCAGATTTGAAAGGTTCAGTACAGTGGCAATGTAATTGACCAACCAAAACTCCATCATCAGGAAATGCCAGATGAACATACAGCAGGTCTAATCAACGATCAACTACTGGATTTGCTTAAAGATAATCAAGGTGGGCAGTGCGAAGATGGCCTAACCAATGACAGTGTCATAGCTGTCATTCCATTCTGGAGACAAAAGAGAGATATAAAGGTACCAAAAGAAACAAACCTTCTTCCCTCTATCAATAGCTTGATCGGTTTCATCCATCATTTGATGTCCATGATCAACAAGTTGCTGATTTGTCATAGCTGCGGGGTAACAGGAGATATAAGTAGATAAAATGAAAAAAAGTGGACACTCAACGGAGTAAAATGCATACAACTGCAACTAGGCCTAGTGTCAGCCTAAACAAACTTTTGATTTTTCTAGCCCATCATTTTTCACGAGTAATTGGCATTGGATTCATTAAAACAAAACCATGCAAAAAGACAATTAAATTGTTATGCAGTATCAATGGGTACACATATCTGAATGAGTTATGAAATGTGTAAATGTGCTTATTTAAAAACAATAACCTTCTTGATTTCACATTAAAGACAAGGACAGTAACAATGGAAGTGTCAA contains:
- the LOC141587185 gene encoding putative plant SNARE 11 — encoded protein: MSSLSSISEALGDLDGQISDMFRALSNGFQKLEKIKESSRQSRQLEELTDKMRDCKRLIKDFDREVKEMESVNDANTNRILNEKKQSMIKELNSYVAMKKQYATNLENKRADLFEGPNEGAGEGNVLLASSMTNQQLVDHGHQMMDETDQAIDRGKKIVQETIGVGTETAAALKAQTDQMSRIVNELDSINFSIKKASKLVKEIGRQVATDKLIMAFLFLIVMGVIAIIIVKIVNPNNKDIRDIPGLAPPAQTRKLLSYDDFRGYSHS